ATATAGGAGAACTTGGAGAAAATCTATCAGGTGGAGAAAGACAAAGACTTGGAATTGCTAGAGCTTTTCTCCATAATGGAGATATAATTTTACTTGATGAACCTACTAGTAATTTAGACAGTTTAAACGAAAAAGCTATAATAAAAACTATAAAAGAAGAAAGCACCGAAAAAACCGTTATAGTTGTATCACATAGAATGTCTACTGTAGCCATAGCAGATAGTATATATTCTATAAATAATAAAAAGATGATTAAAGTTGAAAGGTATCAGAACCTAGTATCATAACCATTAAATATTATAAAAATCAACATTAGCAAGAGTAGGAAAGATTTACATTGGCCATTTTGTCATATAATAAGGGTTATTTGGACATTGTAATCAGTATTAAATTAGGTATAATAATGAATACGGAAGTATAAATAATTAACTATATACAAAAGATAATGGGGGAGGTATTCATTATGAAGATTGTTACATGTTGTGGAAGTGGACTCGTAACTAGTTTTATGATACAAACAAATGTTGAAAAGGCGTTAAAAGAATTAGAAATTAATGATATTGATGTAGAAGTTTCTAGTGTTGGTGCAGCTAAAAATATTCCAGCAGAAATATATATAGGAGGAAGAGAAATTTCTTCTCAATTAGGAATGTTAGACGGAAAAGTAATTGTGTTAAACAATATTATAGACAGTATGGAAATAAGAGCTAAGTTAGCAGAAGCATTAACTGAGTTAAATTATTTTAATTAATATAAGTTTTAATTCCCCATGAGTAATCATGGGGTTTTTGTTTTATATATAAGTTTTTTATATTACATAATAAAAATGGTATAATATACTATGGTATGATTTATTTTGATATATAAAAATTAAGTTATTTGAGCATACTTAAAATATTTAATTATAGATAGTTTTGCTTGAGGAAGGAGATGCTAAATGGGAAAAGTAATTGGAATTGATTTAGGAACTACAACTTGTGAAGTTGCTTATTTGAATAATGGACAACCTGAAATTATATTAAATGATTTAAATAAAAAAATAACTCCATCAGTAGTTGGGATATCAGATAAAGATGAATTTATTGTAGGGGAGTTTGCACAAAGACAAGCTGTCTTAGAACCAGAAAAAACAATAGTAGAAGTTAAGCGGCTTATGGGAGAAGAAACAAAAATAAAAATAGGAGACGAGGAACTTTTACCAGAGGAAGTATCATCTATTATATTAAAAAAGCTAAAAAAAGATGCGGAAGAATATTTAGGAGAAGAAGTTACAGAGGCGGTTATTACAGTTCCAGCAAATTTTAATGATCTTCAAAGAAAAGCTACAAAGGAAGCTGGGGAAATGGCTGGTTTAAAAGTAGAAAGAATTATAAATGAACCTACAGCTGCTGCACTTGCATATGGAATTAATAATATGGAAAGTGATGAAAAAGTTCTCGTATATGACTTAGGAGGAGGAACTTTTGATGTTACTGTTTTAGAGCTATTTGCAGGAGTTATAGACGTAAAAGCAAGCAGAGGAAATAACAAATTAGGTGGAAAGGATTTTAATAATATAATAGAACAATACATAATTAATAATTTTGAAGCGGAACATGATGTAAGTCTAAGAGATGATATTAAAGCCCTTGCAAGAATAAAAGAAGAAGCAGAAAAGATAAAAATTAAGTTATCAAATGAAGAAGAAGTGGATATAAACATACCATTTATAGCTGTAGATAAAGAAAAAAATCCTTTAGAAATAAAAACAAGTTTAACACGAAGTAAATTTGAAGCATTTATTGAAGATTTAGTAGATTCCACTGAAATTATAATAGATGAAGCTATAAAAGCAGCTGGATATGATGTTACAGATATTGATGTTGTAATAGCAGTTGGTGGCTCTAGTAGAATTCCATGCGTTAGAAAAATGCTTGAAGATAAATTTAAAGATAAAATAAAATATAATGTAAATCCAGATGAAGCAGTAGCATTAGGTGCTGCAATACAAGCTGCTATAAAAAACGATGAAATAGATTCTAAAGAAGGAATTTTAATAACAGATGCATGTAGTCATACACTTGGGACAAGCGTAGTAGAAAAGTTAAGTGATGGTAGATTTATAGATGGAATATATGATCCTATTATTTTAAGAGATAGCAAAATACCTTGCACTAAAAGAAAAAAATACTACACAATTAAAGATAATCAAAGAAGTGTTATTATTGATGTCTATGAGGGAGAACAAAAATTAGCATCTAAAAACACAAAAATAGGGGAATTTGTTTTAAAAGGAATTCCTAAAGCTCCAGCAGGAAAACAGTTAATTGAAGTGTCTTTTACATATGATTTAAATGGCATACTTCAAGTATCTGCAAAAGTATTAAGCACAGGAAAAACTTTAAATAAAATAATAGATATATCAAGGAAACTTTTACCAAATTTTATACTTGGTGAAATGGATGAAGATGATCATAATAATGAAAGACAAGATTTACGTGATTTATATGGACATATAATAGAATTTTCAGAGGGAAAAATAAGTTCTCTTGAAGATGGTGACAAAAAAGAAGAAATTAAGGAATGTATAGATAAATTAAAAAAGGCATTAGAAGAAAATAATAAAGAAAATGCAGAAAAATATAATGAAAAACTAATAGATTATATTTTTGAATTAGAGTAGTCTTACTCTAGGGAGTGTACTTATGGAAAAAGTTATAGAATTAGCTGCTGTTTATTATAATACTGCTTTAAAGCTTATATCTGAAAATAAGATTTCAAAAGCTATTACTAACATTAAAAAAAGTTTAAAGTTATATTCTAAAGATTGTGATGTGTTAAATTTAATGGGGCTATGCAATTATACCTTATGTGAATTTGATAAAGCCTACTTTTATTGGAGCAAAAGTTTAGAATATAAAAAACACAATAATAAAGCAGAATTATATTTAAACCTATTAAAAAGTAGGAAGTTTAATAGGTTTATTAAGGAATATAATGAAGGAATAGAATTTTTATATAGATATGAATATAAAAAAGCTATAGAAAAATTTAAAGAAATAATTACAGAAGAAAATGAATTATTAGAACCATATATAATAATTGGGCTTTGTTACTATGCCATAGGAAAATATAATATTGCAAAAAAGTATATGGAAATGGCACTTAACATTGATAATGAAAATAGAAAATGCTTAATGTATCTAAATGAGATAAACAATAAGAGAAATGTAACTATTGTAAAATATAAATCTAGCAAAGTTGCTAAAACTGTAGCCAGTGTTTCTACCATACTATTAATAGCATCATCAGTATTATATTATAAAAATTATAAAGGATATATTAACATTAAAGATACTTTAGCTGAATATGAACATAAATATAAAATAAATAATACGGAACTTCAGCTTATAAGAGGAAAGTACAACAAATTAAGTAATTCTATTAATATGGAGAAAGGGCAGATACAAAATAAATTTCAAGGAAAAAATGATAGTGAAGTGTTTAATGATGGCATATTAAATTACAAGAAAAAAGATTACAAAAAAGCTATAGAAAACTTTTCTTATTTAATGGATAGAGGAATTGATAGTTCTATAGTGGCAGAGGCTACATTTTTTTCAGCAGTAACTTATGAAAAACTAAACAATATAGGAAAATCAGAGGAACTTTATTATAAATATATAGATAAATATAAAGGGAAAAATTATTATGATGACTCTTTATATAACTGTGGAATTATGTTGTATAGAAGTGGAAACAAGGAAAAAGCAAAGAAAGTTTTAAGTATATTACAAAAAGAAGTTCCAGACAGTATGTTTGTAAATAAAACAGTAAAAATGATATTAAACAACTAGTAAAAGGGTTAGGAGCGATAAAGAGTGAAGGATATGGACAATCTATATGATATTCTTCAAATAGATGATAAAGCAAGGAGTATAGAAATAAAAAAGGCATATATAAAAATGCTTAGACAGTATCCTCCAGAAAAATCTCCAGAACAATTCAAAAAAATAAGAGAAGCTTATGAAATTTTAGTAGATCCAATATTAAAAGCAGAGTATGATGCTTTTATGAATTATAAAGATAAGATTGAAGAATATAGAAAAAAGGGAAACAATGCTTTAGAAAAAAAGCAGTATAGAAGGGCTATTTTGTATTATAAAAAAATACTACTTATTGAACCGAAAATTACATTTGCTAAAAATAAATTAGGACTAGTATTCTTCTACAATAAACAGTATGAAGAAGCCATAATTCAGTTTAGAGAGTTAATACAGATTAATCCTAAAAACTCTATATTTTATAATAATCTTGCCTATGTTTACAAAGAGCAAAAGAAGTATGATTTAGCAGAAGAGTTATTATTAAAATCTTATGAGCTTGATGAGACTAATGAAAAGACAGTTTTAGTTTTGGGAGACATCTATATAGCAACAGGTGAATATCATAAAGGAATTGAATTTTTAAATAAATGCATAGAAGAAAGTAGTGATGATTGTTTTAGACAGATTATGTATTATTTAAAAATTTTAAATATGTATATAGATATAAATAATACAGAAATGATTGAAAAAACTCTTAAATGTATTGAAAATATAGTTCCAGATGAAGAGAGAATTAAAGAATATATATTATGGAAATTGTATAAAAATGCAGAAGATTTATTAGAAAAAAATAATTATGAAATTGGAAATAAAATTTGTAAAACTTCCATAGCTATTGATAATAAAAATAAAAAATTTGTTAAATTAAATAAAAAATTTGAAAACTTATTGAGGGTATCTCATCATATTAAATTACTAATAGATGACAATAGAGTTATGGAAGTTTTGAAAAAGCCTATTTTATATTATCTCCATTGGGATGAAGATAATGAAAAGGATTTTATTCTAAAAAAGGAAAAGAACATCAATGAAATAAGAGAAAGTATAGAAAATGACTTTTTAGGTGTAATAAGTAGTATTGATGTTTTGAAAAAAGAATATATTATACTGTATAATTATAAAAAAGAATTATATAAACAAGCTTATAATATGGCAGAAGAAAATAAGCAAAATTCTGAAATACCAATTGAAGTTAGGGATATCTTTAGTGAAACTATTGATATAGAGGAAGATTGGCCAATTCTTTATCATGATTCAATTAATAGTATAAGAAGATGTAGTTTAAAGAAAAGATATTATAAGATTTTATTGATTTTTATGATTATTTTTACGATTTTAGGGACAATTATGTACAAATTTCACCTATTTAAAAAGATATAAATCTTGAATAATAAAAATTGATTTAGTATAATATGAAAATAAGTTGAAAATTTTATAAATAAAAAAGATTGTGATAAGGAAGAGTATATAAAAGGAGAATTTAAAGAGAGCTTGGAATGGTGAGAGCCTGGCAATGGAATTTTATAGAACGCAGCCTTTGAATCGCTTATTGAGAAATGAGAATTAAGTTTAATTCTTAAAATAGATACAGACGTGACCTCGCGTTATTGAGGAATGAAATTATAAGTTTCAGTAAAGAGAGTGCAATTTGCACTAATCAGGGTGGTACCGCGAAAACTCCTTCGTCCCTTTAGGGATAAAGGAGTTTTTTATATATAAATTTATAGAGTTTTAATATTAAGGAGGTAATTTTAGTGGAAGAAATATTAGAGATTCTTGAAAAAAACAGTAAATATAGTGAAGAAGAAATAGCGGCCATGACAGGAAAAACTGTAGAAGAAGTAAAAAATGCCATAAAGAAATATGAAGAAGATAATATCATAGTTGGATATCCAGCGTTAATAAATTGGGAAAAGACAAGCAAAGACAGTGTTGTAGCATTAATACAAGTAAAGGTAACACCTCAAAGAGGAGAAGGATTTGATAAAGTTGCTGAAAGAATATACAAATTTAGAGAAGTTAGAGCATGTTATCTAATGTCATCTGGTGGATTTGATTTAAATGTTATTGTTGAAGAAAAAACAATGAAAGAAGTAGCACTTTTTGTAGCAAACAAACTTGCAACTCAAGAATCAGTTTTAAGTACTTCAACTCACTTCATACTTAAAAAATACAAAGATAAAGGTACAATATTTGAAAAGAAAACGAGAGATGATAGGGAGGCAATATTTATATGAGATTAGAAGATATGATTTCACCTAAGGTAAGGACTATGCCACCTTCAGGTATAAGAAAATATTTTGACATGATAAATGAAATGGAAGATGTAATATCTCTTGGTGTTGGAGAACCTGATTTTGTAACACCATGGAATGTTAGAGAAGCTGGTATTTATTCTTTAGAAAAAGGACACACTCATTATTCTTCAAATGCTGGTTTTATTGAACTTAGAGAAGAAATAGCAGGATTTTTAAATAGAAAATATGATCTTGAGTATAATCCTGAAGATGAGATAATTGTGACAGTTGGTGGAAGTGAAGGAATAGATATTGCATTAAGAGCATTAGTAGATCCAGGTGATGAGGTTATTATTCCAGAGCCTAGTTTTGTAGCATACAAAGGATGTACTGTATTTGCAGGGGCAACTCCTGTAGTATTAAATCTTAGAGCAGAAGATGGATTTAAATTAACTCCAGAGTTACTTGAAAGTGCAATAACTCCTAAGACTAAAGTGGTAATTGTTCCATTCCCTAATAATCCAACAGGATCAATTATGACAAAAGAAGAGCTAAAAGCAATTGTAGATGTTCTTAAAGATAAAGATATTATTATTTTATCTGATGAAATATATTCAGAATTAACTTATGATACAAAGCATGTATCAATAGCAAGTTTCCCAGAAGTAAGAGAAAAAACTATATTAATAAATGGTTTTTCAAAGGCATATGCAATGACAGGATGGAGAATGGGTTATGTATGTGCAAATAAAGTTCTTATAAATGCTATGAAAAAAATTCATCAATATGCAATTATGTGTGCTCCTACAACAGCGCAATACGCAGCAATTGAAGCTTTAAAAAATAGTGATGAAGATATAGAAATAATGAATAAAGAATACAACAGAAGAAGAAGAGTTATGGTAGATGGATTCAAGAAAATGGGACTTGATTGTTTTGAACCAAAGGGTGCATTTTATCTTTTCCCATCTATAAAATCTACAGGACTTACTTCTGATGAGTTTTGTGAACAACTTCTAATGAAAGAAAAAGTTTTAACTGTTCCAGGAAATGCTTTTGGAGAATGTGGAGAAGGGTTTATAAGAGCTTGCTATGCATGTTCAATGGAAGATATTATGGAAGCATTAAAGCGTATAGAAAAATTTGTTAAATCAATAAAAAATAAATAAAATATAAAGGAAAAAGCAGTTCTTATAAGAATTGCTTTTTTTTTATTTTAAACAGAGATATATAGAGAAATTTTAGGATTATATAATGAGAATAATAATTGATAACAATTGATAATGAATATCAAATATGATATAATGGTAAATATTTTATAAAAAGTATAAGAGTGAGGTGTTATTATGGATATTATAAAAAATTTAAACAAAGGTGTTGGGGCTGCTGCAACAGCAATTATAATAATTGGAGGTACTCCGCAAGTTGTACATGCAGCAACTAATAATAAACCTAATGTTATTGAAGCAAAACAGATAAGTAAGAGCATAGAAAAAGAGATTATGAATGAAAGCCCAGTACAAAAGATAAAAATACAAGCATTAAAATTAAATAAAGATGAGCCATCTATGGCGGGTCAATATATTGAAAATGAAGTTACATATACAGAGGAAAATGGAAAGATATATTGTAGTTTAAAAATACTAGCTTCAGATTGGATGAATGATATAAAGGTTAAAGTTAATGGTGATGAAGCTAAATGCCAATTAAAAGACATAGGAAAAACAGAAGTATTTGGAGCAGAACATAAAGGAGCAATTTTAAAATTTGAAGTTCCTAAAATAAATCCTGATATTAAATTAAATATGTTTGTAGTACCTATGAATAGCAAAGTTGAATTTAGAATTGTAGGAGAAGAAAATAAAAAAACAGATAAGGAAAATAACCAAAAAGAAACAAATACAAATTCTAAAAAAAATGATGTAGTAGCAGAACAAAATAATAAAGCTAATACAGAAAAAGTAAAAGATAAAGAAGTAAAAAATGAGGATACACAAAAGAAAGAAGAAAAGACAGAAGCAAAAGATAGTTCTAAAGAAAAGGTTTTTGATAACTTAGAAGATGGAGTGTATACTCTAACTTTTCGTGCGTATAAAATAGAAAATCCTGCGGAAGATTCAATGCTAAATAACTTCTTTGATAAAAAAGCGAAGTTAGAAGTTAAGGATGGAAAAAAGACAATAACATTCTTAAATATTTGTTTTGCCGATGGATTATATGATTTTAGAATAGAAACAAATAAGATTTTCAAAGAAAGTCAAATTAGTGATTATGGCAATAAAAACCCAGATACAGAAAAGTATCCTGCTAAACTTTTTAAAATGGAAATAGATGATTTAGATTCTGATCATAAGGGTTGTGTACTTGCAGGCCCAATGGGCGGAAAATTATCGGATTACGGTAAGGTAACTTATGATAAAGCTAATAATTACAAAACTGTTATGTTTAAATTCAATAAGGATTTTGCAAAAGGTTGGAATGGTTTTGATTCAAGTGAAAGTATTTTAAAGGAAAATGATAATGGTAATTTAAATAAAGCCTTAATAGAAATAGGACTTGATACTGACAAAGATGGTACAGTTTCAGTTAAAGAATTAAGTGAAGCTAAGGGAAGAGTTGATTTATCTAAAAAGAAAATAACAGATATATCTCAATTGAAAGCACTTGGTCCTGAAGTTACTGAATTAGATTTAAGTGGAAACAGAATAGAACAGTTACCAAAAGGAATTTTTGACAATTTAACTCAATTAACATATTTAGATTTAAGAGTTAATAAAATAAAAGAATTACCAGATGGTATATTTGACAAGCTTGTAAATTTAAAAAAAGTATACCTGGAAAGAAACAAACTTGAAACACTTCCAAAGGGGGTATTTGATAAATTACCTAACTTAGAAACAGTAGTATTAGCAACAAATAATATTAAACATTTAGATGATGATGTATTTAAAAATAATAAAAAACTTAAATTTATAGATGTATCTCAAAATGAAATTGATTCTATACCAACAACTATGCTAGAACTAAATGATTTAGAAACTTTCTGTGCAAAACAGAATAGAATAGAAATTATTCCACAAAATTTGACTAAACTTAAAAACTTAACATGGCTTGACTTAGCATCAAATTATATTGAAGAGATACCAGAAGAAATACTAAATGGTAAAAATAATGTAAAGTATCTTTATTTAGCAGAAAATATGTTAAAAGAGGTTCCAAATAAAATATTTGAAGCATTTCCTAATGTAAACAGTTATGATTTTGTATTTAACAATTTAAAAACTATGCCAAAGGCACCAGAAGGTACAAAAAAGACTGTAAATGCTTTACCTCAAAAATCTCCTATGAATTTAAAACTAGAAGTTAAAGATGGAGAAATTAAATGGAATGAAGAATTATCTGCCTTTGATATATTAGCATGGCAAAGAACAACTCATAGTATACTCGGAGAAAAAATGCCTGAAAATGTTGAAGAATATAAAAAGCATTTAAATGGAAAAACAGCATTAGAATTGCTAAACAAAGAAGGATATGAACCAAAACTAAAAATAATTATACAAAAGAAAGATAAGGATGGAAAATTTAAAACTATAAAAGAAATAATCAATGATGGCAATGGAAGTACAGTAGGAAGTATAAAAGATCCAGAAATGAAAGCTAATGATGAATATAGAATATTAGAAGAATTAAGAACTAATTTCTATGGCGATGATCAGTATGTATTTACTAATGTAGCTCATGCAAAAGTAGAAGAATCTAAAAAGAACTCAACAAGTACAAGTAATAAACAGAAAGAAAACAATAAAAATAGTAAAGAGAATAAAATTGATGATTCTTCAAATAAAGCAGATCAACCAAATGAAAAGAAAAAAGAACAAGATAAAAGAGAACAACAAAATAAAGTAACTAATGCAGAAAGTAAGTCAAATAAAAAAGCTACATCAATAAAAGAAAAGAAATTACCACAAACAGGTATGCCAGTTGGAAGTGGACTTCTAGCTACACTAGGAAGTGCTATATCTGGCATGGGTGTTGTGTTAATGAGAAAGAATAGAAAGAAAAAATAAAGTTGATTAATCATAAAAACATATATGTAATTTAAAATATAAAAAATTGTGGTTAAAAAAATATTTTTGGTGAAAGAGGAGTGAAAAAATGGGTATATCTAAAAAGTTTAATAAAGGATTAGGGGTAGCAACTACAGCAATGATATTGATGGGGGGAACTTCACAATTAGTACATGCAGAGGTTAAACCTAGTGTTGTTGAAAAAATACAAGCGAGAAAAATTTGTAAGGATATAGAACAGTGCATTATAGATGGTACATATAATTTTCAAAGTGAAAAAGAAAATTTATATTTTAATGCACCTAATATAGTAAACAATTTAAAAGAAGCTCCTAAGTTGGAAAAAGTTTCATTAGGAACTTTTTATGGAGAATATAAAAAATATAGAATTGAAATTCCATCTAATGTACCAAAGGATTACATAAGTAGTATAAAAGAAATTGAAGTAAATGGGGTAAAGTATGAAGTATCAAAAGATGGCAATGTAAAAGAATATAATAAGTATAATATTGGAATGTTAGGATTAGATTTAAGTATAAGTGCTTTTAATAAAGAAGATAATGTGATAACAATTAAAGCTACTGGTTATAAAGACAATGTTTTAAATGTTAAAAAAAGTTCTGAAGATGTTGACAAGGAGAAAGATACAAAGACATCTACCAAACCTAAAAAAGAAAAAGTAGAATCTGAAAGTGAACTTAAAAATAAACCTTCAGAAAAGAAGGAGGATAAATCTAGCAACAAGTCTACTGCAGAAGAAAAGTCAGGCAAAGATTTAAATGAGAATAAAGAAGACATAAACAAGCCTAAAGTTGAAAGAGTATTTGCACAAAAAGAAGGTAATAAATATTCTAAATACAGAGTTGAATTTTCTAATAAAACAAAATGGGAGGTAATGTCAAGTTATACTAAAAGTATAACAGAGGTTTCAGTAAATGACATAAAGTACAATCCTTCAGAGGATTTATTAGTAAATAAGAATAGTAGGTATTATTTTGGATTAATGGGGCTTGATTTAAGCAGTAATGGATTTAACAAAGAGCAAAATGTTATTAAAATTAAATCAAATAAATATAATACTTTTATAATAACAGTAAAAAAAGATGGAAGCATATTAAAGATTAATGAAGAGCAATATGAAAAAAATAAAGACTCAATGGACAATAAAAAGAAAAAAATAAGTGTTATGAAGACAGCTTTATCGGATTATGGAAATGATGGCAAGAACAAATATCAAGTTATTTTGGATTGTAGTTATACAGAGCAAAATAATTATAGACAAGCACTAAAAGAAGTAGTTGTAAATGGTACAAGATATAAAAAAGCATTAACGGTAACAGAGAATAATACATTTTATGCTAGCAGTATAGCTTTAGATTTAAATACTGCATCTTTCAATAAAGATATAAATGAAGTTGTATTTAAAGCTGATGGATTTGAAGATATAACTATTTTTATTAGAAAAGATGGAAGTTTAGCTACAGAAAATTCAACTGAACCATTAGAAGATCCAGATTTTAATTTGAAACATACAAATCCAACAAAAGAAGATAAAGATAAAGGGAATAAAGCTTCAGAAAAGATACTTTTAAGCGAGAATACTAAGTTAGAAGATGGACAATATACCATTGGATTTACTGCATATAAAGTAGATGATCCAACAGATACGTCTATGCTTGGAGGTTTTTTTGATAGTAATGTAAAAGTAGAAGTTAAAAAGGGAAAGATATATACTACATGGCTTAATTTGTTAGAAGCTGATATGCTATATGATTTTAGAATTGAAAATAATGGTAAGTATCCAAAAGCTAAATCTACTAAATATGGCGAACCTGATAATTATGGTAAATATAATATGCAAACATTTGAAATTCCTATGGACAATTTTATAAAACCTCATATTGGTGGAGTTATTGTTAGCGCTATGGGAGGACAAAAAAGCGATATAGGAAATATAAATAAATATACTAAAGTAAAGTTAGTATTTGATAAAGAAATAATAAAAAATTGGGAAGGATTTAAATACGAAAAAGAAAATAAAAAAGATAAGTATCAAGAACAAAATAAAATTTTTAGTGCATTAAGTGAAGCAGGATTAGATTTTAATAAAGATGGAGTAATAGATTCTGCGGATTTAAATAGAGCCCAAGGAGAGCTAGACTTATCATGCAAGGGAATATCTAACATATCATGGGTTAAATATCTAGGTGGAGATGTTACGAAATTATTTCTTAATGCAAACGGAATAAAAGAAATACCAAAAGATGTATTTGATAGATTAGCAAACTTAGAAACCCTTGATTTATCAGGTAATAAGTTAAGTACTTTACCAGTAGGTATATTTGATAAATTAACTAAGTTAAAATCATTATCCTTATCAGGTAATAAGTTAAATAATTTAAATAAAGATGTATTTAGTAAATTGGTTAACTTAGAGGAATTAGCTCTTGATAGAAACCAATTAACAAGTATACCAAATGGAATTTTTGATAACTTACCTAAGTTAAAAAGAATTAGTTTTTCAGAGAATAAGTTAGATAATATACAAGATAATTTATTTAACAATAATAAAGAATTAAGAGTGATAGATTTCAGCTTTAACAATATAAAATCAATACCAACAAGTATAAAAAATGCTTCTAATTTAAGTGAAATTAGGGCTCAGCATAATAGAATAGAAGTTTTACCAAAGGAACTTGGTAAGCTCGTTAATCTTAAAAAACTAATTTTAAGTAGAAATATTATAAATGAGATTCCACTAGATATATTTAAATCATTAAAGAAACTAAATGTTTTAGAAATGAATGATAATAACATAAGTAATATTCCTGATAATATAGATAAAATCTTACCAAGTTTATTTAAAGAAACATATTCCGCAGGTATTGAGGTTAAGTATAATGAGCTTACAAAAATATCTGATAAATTAAAGGAATTATCAAAAATAGGTAAGTTTAAATATATACCTCAAAAAAGCTTAACTAATTTAAAGTTAATCAATGATAATGGTACTTTAAGATGGGATCATAAAATGTCATCACTAGATGTACTTTGTTGGGGTGAAACACCACACTCATTTTTTGATAGTATAGTTCCTAAAACTTTAGAAGAATATAAACAATATTTAAATGGAAAAAGTACAATTGATGTTTTAAATGATAGAGGTTGGGATTGGACTATAAAAGTAGATATCCAAAAGAAAAATAAAAAGGGCGAATTTGAAACAATTCACACAATAACTACAGAAGAAGAAGAAGATAAATTTGGCAGCTATAAAGTAGGTAATATAGATAATAATGATAATTATAGAATAGTAAAATCATTATACGGTAGTACCAATAATGAAAAGTCATTAATTTTTAAAGAAATTGCATATATTGGTGATTCTTTAAATAATGCAGTTCAATCAAATGAAAAATCAAAAGAACAAGAAAAAGCAACAACAAAGTCAATAAGTGTAAAAGTATTAAAAGAAAAAAGTGATGAGCCATCAATGGCAGGTCAATATGTAAATAAAACAGTAAAATACACAGAAAAAGATGGAAAGAAATATTTTACTGTTACACTAAACAGAATAGATTGGATGAAGAATGTTTCTATAGAAGTAGGTGGAAAAGAAGTAGCTGCTGAAAAGAATGTAAATGGA
This Clostridium novyi NT DNA region includes the following protein-coding sequences:
- a CDS encoding PTS sugar transporter subunit IIB; translation: MKIVTCCGSGLVTSFMIQTNVEKALKELEINDIDVEVSSVGAAKNIPAEIYIGGREISSQLGMLDGKVIVLNNIIDSMEIRAKLAEALTELNYFN
- a CDS encoding Hsp70 family protein, whose product is MGKVIGIDLGTTTCEVAYLNNGQPEIILNDLNKKITPSVVGISDKDEFIVGEFAQRQAVLEPEKTIVEVKRLMGEETKIKIGDEELLPEEVSSIILKKLKKDAEEYLGEEVTEAVITVPANFNDLQRKATKEAGEMAGLKVERIINEPTAAALAYGINNMESDEKVLVYDLGGGTFDVTVLELFAGVIDVKASRGNNKLGGKDFNNIIEQYIINNFEAEHDVSLRDDIKALARIKEEAEKIKIKLSNEEEVDINIPFIAVDKEKNPLEIKTSLTRSKFEAFIEDLVDSTEIIIDEAIKAAGYDVTDIDVVIAVGGSSRIPCVRKMLEDKFKDKIKYNVNPDEAVALGAAIQAAIKNDEIDSKEGILITDACSHTLGTSVVEKLSDGRFIDGIYDPIILRDSKIPCTKRKKYYTIKDNQRSVIIDVYEGEQKLASKNTKIGEFVLKGIPKAPAGKQLIEVSFTYDLNGILQVSAKVLSTGKTLNKIIDISRKLLPNFILGEMDEDDHNNERQDLRDLYGHIIEFSEGKISSLEDGDKKEEIKECIDKLKKALEENNKENAEKYNEKLIDYIFELE
- a CDS encoding tetratricopeptide repeat protein: MEKVIELAAVYYNTALKLISENKISKAITNIKKSLKLYSKDCDVLNLMGLCNYTLCEFDKAYFYWSKSLEYKKHNNKAELYLNLLKSRKFNRFIKEYNEGIEFLYRYEYKKAIEKFKEIITEENELLEPYIIIGLCYYAIGKYNIAKKYMEMALNIDNENRKCLMYLNEINNKRNVTIVKYKSSKVAKTVASVSTILLIASSVLYYKNYKGYINIKDTLAEYEHKYKINNTELQLIRGKYNKLSNSINMEKGQIQNKFQGKNDSEVFNDGILNYKKKDYKKAIENFSYLMDRGIDSSIVAEATFFSAVTYEKLNNIGKSEELYYKYIDKYKGKNYYDDSLYNCGIMLYRSGNKEKAKKVLSILQKEVPDSMFVNKTVKMILNN
- a CDS encoding J domain-containing protein; translated protein: MDNLYDILQIDDKARSIEIKKAYIKMLRQYPPEKSPEQFKKIREAYEILVDPILKAEYDAFMNYKDKIEEYRKKGNNALEKKQYRRAILYYKKILLIEPKITFAKNKLGLVFFYNKQYEEAIIQFRELIQINPKNSIFYNNLAYVYKEQKKYDLAEELLLKSYELDETNEKTVLVLGDIYIATGEYHKGIEFLNKCIEESSDDCFRQIMYYLKILNMYIDINNTEMIEKTLKCIENIVPDEERIKEYILWKLYKNAEDLLEKNNYEIGNKICKTSIAIDNKNKKFVKLNKKFENLLRVSHHIKLLIDDNRVMEVLKKPILYYLHWDEDNEKDFILKKEKNINEIRESIENDFLGVISSIDVLKKEYIILYNYKKELYKQAYNMAEENKQNSEIPIEVRDIFSETIDIEEDWPILYHDSINSIRRCSLKKRYYKILLIFMIIFTILGTIMYKFHLFKKI
- a CDS encoding Lrp/AsnC family transcriptional regulator codes for the protein MEEILEILEKNSKYSEEEIAAMTGKTVEEVKNAIKKYEEDNIIVGYPALINWEKTSKDSVVALIQVKVTPQRGEGFDKVAERIYKFREVRACYLMSSGGFDLNVIVEEKTMKEVALFVANKLATQESVLSTSTHFILKKYKDKGTIFEKKTRDDREAIFI